In Sedimentibacter sp. MB31-C6, one genomic interval encodes:
- a CDS encoding HAL/PAL/TAL family ammonia-lyase, translating to MEKLILNGIDLCLDDVYDVAYNNRQVEIDEKALEKAKKARQILFDLAAKGEAVYGLNRGVGWNKDKEFDVDFFETYNRNLLNSHSLGVEPYSTDEEVRAMMLIRLNTALCGSSGVSIEILEHYKDFLNKGIHPRVPRRGSIGEGDITTMSHIGLSIIGEGEVSYKGKIINSKDAMLIEGMYPAVLGPKDGLSIVSSNAQSEAFIGMLVKETEELVEMSNIIYCLGMEGLNGVVQSLDESVNNLRKLKGQIKCAKKCREYLTGSYLYEPHKDRALQDSLSFRCSFAVNGAVYDALDYIKEKLAVLINVTDDNPCIVADEKRVSVSANFEITSLVLGVEMLGIALCHLSKLSCNRMIKLSDPSFTKLTRFLTPNEAKTIAYGTIQKPFAYLDAENRMLANPSSIDQYSLAGNIEDHASNAPLAADKVRKIIDNIRYILGIEAIHAAQAVDLRGNIRMGKVTKEAYRIIRNDIPFLDEDRNLSIDIKKAYEIIKSKKLLF from the coding sequence ATGGAAAAATTAATTTTAAACGGTATAGACTTATGCCTTGATGATGTATATGATGTTGCATATAATAACAGGCAAGTTGAAATTGATGAAAAAGCATTAGAAAAAGCCAAAAAGGCCAGACAAATACTTTTTGATTTAGCAGCTAAGGGAGAAGCTGTGTATGGTTTAAACAGAGGCGTTGGCTGGAATAAGGATAAGGAGTTTGATGTAGATTTTTTTGAAACATATAACAGAAATCTTTTAAACAGTCATAGTCTAGGAGTAGAACCATATAGTACAGATGAAGAAGTTCGAGCTATGATGTTAATAAGATTAAACACAGCATTATGTGGTTCATCAGGTGTTTCAATAGAAATCTTAGAACATTATAAAGACTTCTTAAATAAAGGTATACATCCTAGGGTACCAAGAAGAGGGTCTATTGGTGAAGGTGATATTACAACTATGTCTCATATAGGCTTATCAATAATAGGTGAGGGAGAAGTAAGTTATAAAGGAAAAATAATAAATTCAAAGGATGCTATGTTAATAGAAGGGATGTATCCAGCTGTATTAGGGCCTAAAGATGGATTAAGTATAGTTTCTTCAAATGCTCAGAGTGAAGCTTTTATAGGGATGCTTGTTAAAGAAACAGAAGAATTGGTAGAAATGTCAAATATCATCTATTGTTTAGGTATGGAGGGTCTTAATGGTGTTGTACAATCTTTAGATGAGAGTGTAAATAATCTTAGAAAGTTAAAAGGACAAATTAAGTGTGCAAAAAAATGCAGGGAATATTTAACGGGTAGTTATTTATATGAACCTCATAAAGATAGAGCATTACAAGATTCATTAAGCTTTAGGTGTTCGTTTGCTGTTAATGGAGCAGTTTATGATGCATTAGATTATATTAAAGAAAAATTAGCTGTTTTAATTAATGTTACTGATGACAATCCATGTATAGTAGCTGATGAAAAAAGAGTATCTGTAAGTGCAAACTTTGAAATAACATCCTTAGTACTAGGTGTTGAAATGTTAGGAATTGCCTTATGTCATCTATCAAAATTATCATGTAATAGGATGATCAAATTATCTGATCCTTCATTCACGAAACTTACGAGGTTTTTAACTCCAAATGAAGCAAAAACAATTGCATATGGAACTATTCAAAAACCATTTGCATATTTAGATGCTGAAAATAGGATGTTAGCAAATCCATCATCTATAGACCAATATTCATTAGCAGGCAATATAGAAGATCATGCTAGTAATGCTCCTTTGGCAGCTGATAAGGTGAGGAAAATAATTGATAATATAAGATATATTTTAGGTATAGAAGCCATTCATGCCGCTCAAGCTGTTGATTTGAGAGGAAATATTAGAATGGGAAAGGTTACAAAAGAGGCATATAGGATAATTAGAAACGATATACCTTTTTTGGACGAGGATAGAAATTTAAGTATAGATATTAAAAAAGCATATGAAATAATTAAGTCAAAAAAACTATTGTTTTAA
- a CDS encoding xanthine dehydrogenase family protein molybdopterin-binding subunit: MEQLKYVGKSVIREDSYDKATGKTKFICDMKRHNMLYAKLVLSKKPHAEIEVDKSEAIKVEGIEAIYTYDDVPHVLYNSHEWYAGAKEFQDEYLLCNKARFVGDRIALVVGTSKKAVQKAISKLSIAYIELDSVIGINQAKQNAATVNGNTNLAFAKKINCGNYEEKFKDADFIIRDTGKTPKIHHSAIEPHICLSELDEQGSLVVWSPCQTAFQIQYHVASVLNIPFNRVRVIKAAMGGSFGGKGHTVLEPICAFAAYKLNRPVMLYMDRKDAILGTRSRNATEISVETAIKADGKILGRKIVVDIDGGAYYTNSSAIAMALGKKLFRLYDIQDQYYEGNTYYTNTIPGGPCRGYGSPQAHAITEINIDNVAKKIGMDPCDFRLKNLVKEGAKDPTGGTEIGNTKIIECVINGMKKFDWKNKRQNIKNKNTHRYAYGVGMACGAHGNGYKGAHPDFTNVDMSIFSDGSVLVKIGIHEQGCGTVTTMQQIASESLDINMDKVRVLEVDTITSPYDSAGTQASRVTFVCGGAVKSAGEKLKKKLIDSFCKLKNCRKENVIATNGIIYEKNSEEKYTYGEIAIELELKYHESLSVFERYESPANPGTYSASFAEVKVDKYTGQVEIIDLLAVHDIGKSINPLLVEGQIQGGAQFSLGMALLEEIKIDEKGYVKSTNFSKYHMINAPQMPEVRVMTIEGNEPFGPYGAKSVGEIAAVAPGPAVLNAINFALDTNITTYPATPEVIIRNVSR; this comes from the coding sequence ATGGAACAATTAAAATATGTAGGTAAAAGTGTTATTAGGGAAGATTCATATGATAAAGCTACCGGTAAAACAAAATTTATATGTGATATGAAAAGACATAACATGCTTTATGCAAAATTAGTTTTAAGCAAAAAACCTCATGCTGAAATAGAAGTTGATAAAAGCGAAGCTATAAAAGTTGAAGGTATTGAAGCAATATATACATATGATGATGTTCCACATGTTTTATATAATTCACATGAATGGTATGCTGGTGCAAAGGAATTTCAAGATGAGTACTTATTGTGTAATAAAGCAAGATTTGTAGGAGATAGAATAGCATTAGTAGTAGGAACAAGCAAAAAAGCTGTACAAAAAGCTATATCTAAACTAAGTATTGCTTATATAGAGCTTGATAGTGTAATAGGAATAAATCAAGCAAAACAAAATGCAGCAACTGTTAATGGAAATACAAATTTAGCTTTTGCAAAAAAAATAAATTGCGGAAATTATGAAGAAAAATTTAAAGATGCAGATTTTATTATAAGAGATACAGGGAAAACGCCGAAAATACATCATTCTGCAATAGAACCACACATATGTCTAAGTGAATTAGATGAACAGGGAAGTTTGGTTGTTTGGAGTCCATGCCAAACAGCTTTTCAAATACAATACCATGTAGCTAGTGTATTAAATATTCCTTTTAATAGAGTGAGAGTTATAAAGGCTGCTATGGGAGGTTCTTTTGGAGGGAAAGGGCATACTGTATTGGAACCAATATGTGCATTTGCAGCATATAAACTCAATCGACCAGTAATGCTTTATATGGATAGAAAAGATGCTATATTAGGAACAAGAAGTAGGAATGCAACTGAAATAAGTGTTGAAACAGCTATAAAAGCAGATGGTAAAATTTTAGGTAGAAAGATAGTTGTAGATATTGATGGTGGAGCGTATTACACTAATTCAAGTGCTATTGCAATGGCTTTGGGCAAAAAACTATTTAGATTATATGACATTCAAGATCAGTATTATGAAGGAAATACGTACTATACAAACACAATACCTGGAGGTCCATGCAGAGGATATGGTTCACCTCAAGCTCATGCAATAACAGAGATAAATATCGATAATGTTGCAAAAAAAATAGGAATGGACCCTTGTGATTTTAGACTTAAAAATCTTGTAAAAGAAGGAGCAAAGGATCCTACTGGTGGAACTGAAATCGGAAATACAAAAATCATCGAATGCGTTATAAATGGAATGAAAAAATTTGATTGGAAAAACAAGCGTCAAAATATTAAAAATAAAAATACCCATAGATATGCTTATGGAGTAGGAATGGCTTGTGGAGCTCATGGAAATGGATACAAAGGTGCTCATCCTGATTTTACAAATGTAGATATGAGTATATTTTCAGATGGTAGCGTACTAGTAAAGATAGGTATACATGAGCAAGGATGCGGTACCGTAACAACAATGCAGCAAATAGCCTCAGAATCTCTTGACATAAATATGGATAAAGTTAGAGTTTTAGAAGTTGATACTATTACATCTCCTTATGATTCTGCTGGAACTCAAGCAAGTAGAGTAACTTTTGTATGTGGTGGTGCTGTTAAATCAGCTGGCGAAAAACTTAAGAAAAAACTTATAGATTCATTTTGTAAGCTCAAAAATTGCAGAAAAGAAAATGTGATAGCTACAAATGGAATTATTTATGAAAAGAATTCAGAAGAAAAATACACTTATGGAGAAATTGCAATTGAATTGGAATTAAAATATCATGAATCGCTATCAGTATTTGAAAGATATGAATCTCCTGCGAATCCTGGAACTTACTCCGCAAGCTTTGCAGAAGTAAAGGTAGATAAATATACTGGCCAAGTTGAAATAATAGATTTATTAGCAGTACATGATATTGGAAAATCAATAAATCCTTTATTAGTGGAAGGTCAAATACAAGGAGGAGCTCAATTTAGTTTAGGTATGGCTCTTTTAGAAGAAATTAAAATTGATGAAAAGGGTTATGTTAAATCAACTAATTTTTCTAAATACCATATGATAAATGCACCTCAAATGCCAGAAGTAAGAGTGATGACTATTGAAGGAAATGAACCTTTTGGACCTTATGGGGCTAAAAGTGTAGGTGAAATAGCAGCAGTTGCACCAGGTCCAGCAGTCTTAAATGCAATTAATTTTGCACTTGATACTAACATAACTACATATCCTGCAACACCAGAAGTAATTATAAGAAATGTTTCTAGGTGA